Proteins co-encoded in one Triplophysa dalaica isolate WHDGS20190420 chromosome 16, ASM1584641v1, whole genome shotgun sequence genomic window:
- the npm1b gene encoding nucleophosmin 1b, whose translation MEDNIKDLSRPQMYLFGCSLKGDKKEHRVEVDDDEAEHQLSLKSVCLGAEAEDKFHIVEMEGLTYDGKTTKITLAVLKPSVLPCLSLGGFEVTPPVSFRLQSGAGPVHISGQHFVSTKESDDEDEEEENNTSPVKRPSNMTLMKVPQKKKLKMDSDEDEDSDEESEEGEDDEDEEDDDDEDNEKEKAAEKTPVKTPQKSTEKKSPNKQNGSPNRKAAKSGKSQDQTPQKAKDKSAAGPSGKSPTTLNLSEVKSKLASAAKEGRPLPKTEQKFENYAKSSFKITDKQVIKDLWNFVQSLKK comes from the exons ATGGAGGATAACATTAAAGACCTCAGCCGACCTCAGATGTATTTATTTG GTTGCTCGTTGAAAGGAGATAAAAAAGAGCACAGAGTTGAGGTGGATGATGATGAGGCTGAACATCAGCTGTCACTCAAATCG GTATGTTTGGGTGCAGAAGCTGAGGACAAATTTCACATCGTGGAAATGGAGGGATTGACTTACGATGGCAAGACAACTAAAATTACTCTTGCTGTACTGAAACCGTCTGTTCTGCCTTGT TTGAGTCTTGGAGGGTTCGAGGTCACGCCTCCTGTGTCTTTCCGCCTGCAGTCAGGAGCGGGGCCGGTCCACATCAGCGGTCAACACTTCGTCA GCACAAAGGAATCGGATGATGAGGACGAGGAGGAAGAAAATAACACATCACCAGTGAAGAGACCGTCCAACATGACCCTCATGAAAGTGCCACAG AAGAAGAAGCTGAAAATGGActctgatgaagatgaagacTCGGACGAGGAGAGTGAGGAAGGcgaagatgatgaagatgaggaagatgatgaCGACGA GGACAATGAGAAAGAAAAGGCAGCGGAAAAGACCCCCGTCAAAACGCCTCAAAAA TCCACAGAGAAGAAGAGTCCAAATAAACAGAACGGCTCACCAAACAGGAAAGCAGCAAAATCAGGAAAATCTCAAGATCAG ACACCCCAGAAGGCAAAAGACAAGTCTGCAGCAGGGCCTTCTGGGAAATCTCCAACAACCCTGAATCTGAGCGAGGTGAAAAGCAAACTAGCATCTGCAGCTAAAGAG GGGAGGCCGCTTCCAAAAACGGAACAGAAGTTCGAGAACTACGCTAAAAGCTCGTTCAAGATCACAGATAAACAA